From Staphylothermus hellenicus DSM 12710, a single genomic window includes:
- the udg gene encoding type-4 uracil-DNA glycosylase gives MGSNNCNELARLAEEIKKCRKCTLYLSRKNAVPGEGPCNADVMFVGEAPGSKEDETGRPFVGAAGKLLMQLLELIGLKRSDVYITNVVKCRPPNNRDPTPEEIEACSPYLIRQIKIIKPKIIVALGRHSARFLFSRAGLKWSNMRRMHGKVFSARIDGVEVKIMATYHPAAALYSPKLRPDLENDFRVLESLIHGIHGKSTTKYRTILDFLK, from the coding sequence ATGGGATCTAATAACTGCAACGAACTAGCTAGGCTTGCTGAAGAAATAAAGAAGTGTCGAAAATGCACGTTGTACTTAAGTAGGAAAAACGCTGTTCCAGGTGAGGGGCCCTGTAATGCTGATGTAATGTTTGTTGGCGAAGCCCCCGGCAGTAAAGAAGATGAAACCGGTAGACCCTTTGTTGGTGCTGCAGGTAAGCTCTTAATGCAGTTGCTGGAGCTTATAGGGTTGAAGAGATCAGATGTTTATATCACTAATGTTGTAAAGTGTAGGCCGCCGAATAACCGTGATCCAACTCCTGAGGAAATAGAAGCTTGTTCACCGTATCTGATAAGGCAGATAAAAATTATAAAACCAAAAATAATTGTTGCGTTGGGAAGACATTCAGCAAGATTTTTGTTTTCTAGAGCAGGTTTAAAATGGTCTAATATGAGGAGAATGCATGGAAAAGTATTCTCTGCAAGAATAGATGGTGTCGAAGTAAAAATTATGGCTACTTATCATCCAGCGGCTGCTCTGTATTCGCCCAAGCTTCGTCCTGATTTAGAAAATGATTTCCGTGTTCTCGAGAGTCTTATACATGGTATTCATGGAAAGTCTACAACTAAGTATAGGACCATACTTGATTTTCTAAAGTAA
- a CDS encoding GtrA family protein, with amino-acid sequence MKKYKLLTIKTKVGDKLGYRSDNSVEINEIISRAREIDGDKIIIIPDILYPYKDEILNIAKKYENTDLVIIVGKNKSFIARLFGRLIHNPLASLTKNKLSITAIISKNILMDERIRSFNDIVDKAKHVVEIVYDVPLHVYTYMLYGRLPSKILLAVLEPVRIIKFGLVGLSGFFINYLSVAYVLGLLTTYNILYQTTTHFLASIIGFETSLTWNFILHELWTFRDLKLSKRLFARIKRWLKYHVASIGSFITQTTSVTILSGIMGAPLLCSVATGVMFGFIVNYMIGRFYTWSENETTR; translated from the coding sequence ATGAAAAAATACAAACTATTAACGATCAAAACAAAAGTGGGCGATAAACTAGGCTATAGAAGCGATAATAGTGTGGAAATAAACGAGATCATTAGCCGAGCTAGAGAGATTGATGGAGATAAAATAATCATTATTCCAGATATTCTTTATCCATATAAAGACGAAATATTAAATATTGCTAAGAAATATGAAAACACCGATTTAGTTATAATAGTTGGGAAAAACAAATCGTTCATCGCACGTTTATTCGGTCGATTAATACATAACCCCTTAGCGTCTTTAACCAAGAATAAACTGAGCATTACCGCTATTATTTCAAAGAATATATTAATGGATGAGAGAATAAGGTCTTTCAACGATATAGTAGATAAAGCCAAACACGTGGTTGAAATCGTATATGATGTTCCATTACATGTATATACTTATATGTTATATGGTAGACTACCCAGCAAAATATTGTTGGCTGTTTTAGAGCCTGTTCGGATAATAAAGTTTGGATTAGTAGGATTATCTGGATTCTTCATAAATTATTTATCTGTTGCCTACGTGCTTGGCCTTCTAACAACGTATAATATTTTATATCAGACAACAACTCATTTCTTAGCTTCAATTATAGGCTTCGAGACAAGTCTTACATGGAATTTCATACTCCATGAATTATGGACTTTCAGAGACCTAAAACTAAGCAAGAGATTGTTTGCACGTATTAAACGGTGGCTTAAATATCACGTTGCATCGATTGGAAGCTTTATAACACAAACAACATCTGTAACAATATTATCAGGTATCATGGGTGCTCCTCTACTATGTTCTGTTGCTACAGGTGTAATGTTTGGATTCATTGTGAATTATATGATCGGGAGATTCTATACGTGGAGCGAAAACGAAACAACAAGGTAA
- a CDS encoding DUF5622 domain-containing protein, with protein sequence MGLKHGKYIYVERKDGWYVKVRVLNIRLKKKGKKEKYSFDINDPEKYLVLQVKTKKPPFKAQIMKEDDIPDEVKKALYQM encoded by the coding sequence ATGGGGTTGAAGCACGGCAAGTACATATATGTTGAGAGAAAAGATGGTTGGTATGTTAAGGTAAGAGTCTTAAATATTAGATTAAAGAAGAAAGGCAAGAAGGAGAAATATAGTTTTGACATTAATGATCCCGAAAAATACCTGGTATTACAGGTTAAAACAAAGAAACCACCATTTAAAGCACAAATTATGAAAGAAGATGATATTCCAGACGAAGTCAAAAAAGCATTATACCAGATGTGA
- a CDS encoding HAD-IIA family hydrolase, with protein MYRGVIIDLDGVVWRGEKPLKNNIEAIKKLEKSGIKIIYLSNNATRSRMEYVYRIRRYGLKASEENVINTAFAAAQYIVEKGGSKVFIVGEAGLYYECIKAGLLPVTIGTPVDYVLVGLDRFVTYNKLSYATELIRNGANFIAANTDKTFPVENRLDPGAGSIVAFLEASTGRKPDAIIGKPNPWILDLALKMNGLSRKDVLIVGDRLDTDILLGINSGVDTLLVLTGVNSLEDIEKTGINPKYAAKDLLGFINDYPELFGI; from the coding sequence TTGTATAGAGGAGTTATTATTGATTTAGACGGAGTTGTTTGGCGAGGTGAGAAACCTCTAAAAAATAATATTGAAGCTATAAAGAAGCTTGAAAAATCAGGGATAAAAATAATTTATTTATCAAATAATGCAACAAGATCACGTATGGAATACGTTTACAGAATTAGAAGATATGGATTAAAAGCAAGCGAGGAAAACGTTATCAATACAGCATTCGCCGCTGCCCAATATATAGTTGAGAAGGGTGGTTCAAAAGTATTTATTGTAGGAGAGGCGGGATTATATTATGAATGCATAAAGGCTGGATTATTACCGGTAACTATTGGAACTCCCGTTGATTATGTTCTAGTTGGTTTAGATAGATTTGTCACATATAATAAATTATCATATGCAACTGAATTAATACGCAATGGTGCTAATTTCATAGCTGCTAACACCGATAAAACATTTCCAGTAGAAAACAGGCTTGATCCAGGGGCTGGCAGTATTGTAGCATTCCTAGAGGCTTCAACAGGTAGGAAACCAGATGCGATTATAGGAAAACCTAATCCATGGATTCTCGATCTAGCATTGAAGATGAATGGTTTAAGTAGAAAAGATGTTTTAATAGTTGGCGATAGACTGGATACCGATATTTTACTTGGTATAAACTCCGGCGTTGACACCTTATTAGTATTAACGGGTGTGAATTCTCTAGAAGATATAGAGAAAACAGGTATTAATCCTAAATATGCTGCTAAAGATCTTCTTGGCTTCATAAATGATTATCCCGAATTATTTGGAATATAA
- a CDS encoding metallophosphoesterase — MPLTLLLVTDIHDRIRYADKLVKDAQDKNISIDAVIIAGDLTYFRRAEHAIKILEEFAVKLDKPIYFVPGNCDDPRLLDIDELKERRIYNIHGRKRIIKDYVIYGIGGSNFTPFNTLIEWGEEEIERFVSMVIDVDSKKLIMVTHVPIYGVMDIVGGENVGSSVLRKFLNDHGALLWVTGHLHEYSGYKIVNGTIVVNPGPFMMGYYGIANISDSTVNVWINNFLYSK, encoded by the coding sequence GTGCCGCTTACATTGCTGTTGGTAACAGATATTCATGATAGAATAAGGTATGCGGATAAATTAGTTAAGGATGCGCAGGATAAAAATATATCTATAGATGCTGTAATAATAGCGGGGGATCTTACATATTTTCGTAGAGCGGAACATGCTATAAAAATATTGGAGGAATTCGCGGTTAAACTAGATAAACCTATATATTTTGTTCCTGGAAACTGTGACGATCCTAGATTACTCGATATTGATGAGTTAAAGGAACGTAGAATATACAATATACATGGTAGAAAACGAATCATTAAAGACTATGTAATTTATGGTATAGGTGGGAGCAACTTTACACCATTTAATACCCTTATTGAGTGGGGCGAAGAAGAAATTGAAAGATTTGTTAGTATGGTGATAGATGTAGATAGTAAGAAATTGATAATGGTTACACATGTACCGATATATGGAGTTATGGATATTGTTGGTGGAGAAAATGTTGGATCAAGTGTTTTGAGAAAGTTCCTCAACGATCATGGAGCATTACTCTGGGTTACAGGCCATTTACACGAATACAGCGGGTACAAGATCGTTAATGGAACTATTGTAGTTAATCCAGGGCCTTTCATGATGGGATACTATGGTATTGCAAATATTAGTGATAGCACCGTAAATGTTTGGATAAACAATTTCTTATATTCCAAATAA
- a CDS encoding NAD+ synthase has product MVITIKDLLNIPYDKAEEIITEFIKNKIEEANLKGAVIGLSGGVDSSVTLLLALKAVGPEKVTAMFMPDTRATPKRDMEDALWLVKKYGIKYYVIRIDDIVDSYSVMPFFNINYNIPTGNLRARIRMNILYYYANLHNYLVVGTGDRSEILIGYFTKFGDGGVDILPIGSLYKTQVRKMGEYLGLPERITSKPSSPALWPGHKAEEELGIKYETIDLVLYALFDKNIAQEKVPEYTGVDPSIVAKILEMHRRTRHKRQPPPTPSFPWVKEAIKEI; this is encoded by the coding sequence ATGGTGATTACAATTAAAGACTTATTAAATATACCATATGATAAAGCCGAAGAAATAATAACAGAATTTATTAAGAACAAGATCGAAGAAGCTAATCTAAAAGGTGCAGTAATAGGTTTAAGCGGTGGAGTAGATTCTTCAGTTACACTATTATTGGCCCTGAAAGCAGTTGGGCCTGAAAAAGTTACCGCTATGTTCATGCCTGATACAAGAGCTACACCGAAAAGAGATATGGAGGATGCATTGTGGCTTGTTAAAAAATATGGTATCAAATACTATGTTATAAGAATTGATGATATAGTTGACTCATATAGTGTAATGCCCTTCTTTAATATAAACTATAATATACCAACTGGAAATCTTCGTGCACGAATACGGATGAACATATTATACTACTATGCTAATCTACATAACTACCTAGTAGTAGGAACAGGGGATAGAAGCGAAATATTAATCGGATACTTCACCAAGTTCGGAGATGGCGGTGTCGATATTTTACCCATAGGTTCTCTCTATAAGACCCAAGTTAGAAAAATGGGTGAATATTTAGGATTACCTGAAAGGATCACATCTAAACCCAGCAGTCCAGCCTTATGGCCAGGCCATAAAGCAGAAGAAGAACTTGGAATAAAATATGAAACAATAGACCTAGTTCTCTATGCATTATTCGATAAAAACATTGCACAAGAAAAAGTACCTGAATATACGGGGGTAGATCCATCCATAGTTGCTAAGATATTGGAAATGCATAGAAGAACCAGACATAAAAGACAGCCTCCGCCAACACCTAGTTTTCCATGGGTTAAAGAAGCTATAAAGGAAATATAG
- a CDS encoding TIGR00296 family protein, whose amino-acid sequence MSDKKPVHPSELSINDGVFLVKLARKAVEEKILRGINIEPPRDLPEIFLRPGMTFTTIETLHPGGKTTLRGCIGFLAPIYSLVVSTIKSALEAAFNDPRFPPLRPEELDNIIFEVTVLSEPEEIIVRNRWDLPKLIKIGKHGLVVEKGWFKGTLLPVVPIEYCWDEETFLAETCIKAGLHPDCWLDPSVHIYTYEGRAFREKLPRGEIFERDMIREYQETCRRMNR is encoded by the coding sequence TTGTCAGATAAGAAACCTGTTCATCCATCAGAGTTAAGCATTAATGATGGCGTCTTTCTCGTTAAGCTTGCTCGTAAAGCTGTTGAGGAAAAAATTCTTCGAGGAATAAATATTGAACCACCCAGAGATCTGCCTGAAATATTCTTAAGGCCCGGCATGACTTTTACAACGATCGAGACATTGCATCCAGGAGGAAAAACAACTCTTAGAGGATGCATAGGGTTTCTAGCACCTATATATAGCTTAGTAGTATCAACTATTAAGTCTGCATTAGAGGCAGCATTTAACGATCCCAGATTCCCTCCCCTGAGACCTGAAGAATTAGATAATATCATATTTGAGGTAACAGTATTATCGGAACCTGAGGAAATAATAGTTCGTAATAGATGGGATCTTCCAAAACTGATAAAAATAGGTAAGCACGGACTTGTAGTAGAGAAAGGCTGGTTTAAAGGCACACTATTACCTGTTGTCCCTATAGAGTATTGTTGGGATGAAGAAACTTTTCTAGCAGAAACATGTATTAAAGCTGGATTACATCCTGATTGCTGGCTAGATCCCTCGGTTCATATATATACATATGAAGGTAGAGCATTCCGCGAAAAGCTTCCACGCGGCGAAATATTTGAGAGAGATATGATCAGAGAATACCAAGAAACATGTAGAAGAATGAACAGATAA